From a single Pseudophryne corroboree isolate aPseCor3 chromosome 6, aPseCor3.hap2, whole genome shotgun sequence genomic region:
- the EVI5L gene encoding EVI5-like protein isoform X1 — protein MSTLAPLCPTDMASPALSPDDSSLSATVSVSPSDSENLSPDELELLNKLEEQNRLLEADSKSLRSVTGSCRTSVTSPGPPPLDQDSCELWGRIITHWEEWTRRKEKLLKELIRKGIPHPFRAMVWQMLCNATDMPVKKQYADLLRMSSPCEKLIRRDIARTYPEHDFFRGQDSLGQEGLFNVMKAYSLIDREVGYCQGSAFIVGLLLMQMPEEEAFCVFVRLMQEYRLRELFKPSMAELGLCIYQLEYMLQDQLPELNLHFRSHCFHTSMYASSWFLTLFLTTFPLPVATRVFDIFIYEGLEVIFRVGMALLTVNQTELMQLDMEGMSQYFQKVIPHQFDSCPDKLIHKAYQVKYNPKRMKRLEKEYAAIKSKEMEEQIEIKRLRTENRLLKQRIETLEKESAALADRLIQGQVTRAQEAEENYAIKRELAVVKQQYYTAAENLQSAQNLIRQLQDKQADPRITEELVTHLETEREQSRLREAETLGALKDMQEKVVELEKRNSSLPDESNIALLQEEVQALRKREAHALQVMREEQQQVIELSDRWQSLSSRGGGIWKDSPRKSATGDLQDEVMSCRLREAMAQSETRELRQRVLVLESQELMHEKQLSRLEKECKELRDKLQSEAAQTKALQTQMSEAKRRHAVTECKNKEEVMAVRLREADSMAAVAEMRQRIAELEIQKEEGVIQGKLNDSDSSQYIRELKDQIEELRQEILLLRGHKPYSDSITFDGLHLSSRSGREDEDSLPSSDEELLSRPLGALQDALYSHSPHKSCFLRPLRSSASSDSEEGVETNGATSDTPPEPAEEE, from the exons GCTTTTGGAAGCAGACTCCAAGTCCTTACGCAGCGTTACTGGATCCTGCAGGACCAGCGTCACCTCCCCGGGGCCACCCCCTCTGGACCAGGATAGCTGCGAGCTATGGGGCCGTATTATCACTCACTGGGAGGAATGGACCAGGAGGAAGGAGAAGCTACTGAAG GAGCTAATCCGGAAGGGGATCCCTCATCCCTTTAGAGCCATGGTATGGCAGATGCTGTGTAATGCCACTGACATGCCAGTGAAGAAGCAGTATGCCGATCTTCTCAGGATGTCATCCCCATGTGAGAAGCTGATTCGGCGGGACATCGCTCGCACCTACCCTGAGCATGACTTCTTCAGGGGCCAAGACAGCCTTGGACAGGAGGGACTGTTTAATGTCATGAAA GCGTACTCACTGATAGACCGGGAGGTAGGTTACTGTCAGGGCAGTGCCTTCATCGTGGGACTCCTTCTAATGCAG ATGCCAGAGGAGGAGGCCTTCTGTGTCTTTGTCCGGCTAATGCAGGAGTATCGGTTACGGGAACTCTTTAAGCCCAGCATGGCTGAGCTGGGCCTGTGTATATACCAGCTGGAGTACATGTTACAG GACCAGCTCCCAGAGTTAAATCTCCATTTCCGCTCTCACTGCTTCCACACTTCTATGTATGCCTCCTCCTGGTTCCTAACCCTGTTCCTCACAACGTTCCCCTTACCTGTGGCCACCCGCGTCTTTGACATCTTCATTTATGAG GGACTAGAGGTCATATTCCGAGTGGGAATGGCCCTGCTAACGGTAAATCAGACTGAGCTGATGCAACTGGACATGGAAGGGATGTCGCAG TATTTCCAGAAGGTAATCCCGCACCAGTTTGACAGCTGCCCAGATAAGCTGATCCATAAGGCATACCAAGTCAAGTACAACCCAAAGAGAATGAAACG ATTGGAAAAAGAATATGCTGCTATTAAAAGCAAAGAGATGGAAGAGCAGATTGAAATCAAG CGATTGCGAACGGAGAACAGACTTCTAAAGCAGCGTATTGAGACTCTAGAAAAG GAAAGTGCTGCATTAGCGGACAGGCTCATCCAG GGTCAGGTGACACGGGCTCAGGAAGCCGAGGAGAACTACGCCATAAAGAGAGAGCTGGCTGTGGTGAAGCAGCAATATTACACTGCTGCTGAGAATCTACAGAGCGCACAGAACCTTATACGGCAGCTGCAGGATAAACAG GCAGATCCACGTATTACAGAAGAGCTAGTTACCCACCTGGAGACGGAGCGAGAACAGTCCCGGCTAAGAGAGGCTGAGACACTGGGAGCCCTAAAGGATATGCAGGAGAAAGTGGTAGAGCTAGAAAAG CGGAACAGCTCTCTTCCCGATGAGAGTAACATTGCATTGCTCCAAGAAGAAGTGCAAGCTCTGAGGAAGAGAGAAGCCCACGCTCTGCAGGTCATGCGTGAAGAACAGCAGCAAGTGATTGAGCTGAGTGATCGCTGGCAG TCTCTGTCGTCCCGGGGTGGAGGGATTTGGAAAGACTCTCCTCGTAAGAGTGCAACTGGGGACCTACAGGATGAGGTTATGTCTTGTCGGTTAAGAGAAGCCATGGCTCAAAGCGAAACGCGTGAACTCCGCCAAAGAGTCCTTGTACTGGAAAGTCAG GAGCTGATGCATGAGAAACAGCTCTCAAGGCTGGAGAAAGAGTGCAAAGAGCTGCGAGATAAACTGCAAAGTGAGGCCGCACAAACCAAGGCTCTGCAGACACAGATGAGCGAGGCTAAGCGGAGACATGCAGTGACAGAGTGCAAG AATAAAGAAGAAGTGATGGCAGTGAGGCTGAGAGAAGCAGACAGCATGGCGGCCGTTGCTGAAATGCGCCAGCGGATCGCTGAACTGGAGATACAG AAAGAGGAGGGGGTGATACAAGGAAAACTGAATGACTCCGACTCTTCCCAGTATATTCGGGAGCTGAAGGATCAGATTGAGGAGCTGAGGCAGGAG ATTCTTCTTCTTCGAGGTCACAAACCTTATTCTGACTCCATAACTTTTGATGGACTGCACCTCTCCTCCCGCTCTGGGCGGGAAGATGAAGACTCTCTTCCTTCCTCAGATGAGGAGCTGCTCTCCCGGCCTCTTGGGGCCTTGCAAGATGCCCTGTATTCCCACTCTCCACACAAGTCTTGCTTCCTGCGGCCCCTCAGGAGTTCTGCCAGCTCTGACAGTGAAGAAGGAGTAGAAACCAATGGAGCCACGTCTGATACTCCCCCCGAGCCGGCAGAGGAAGAATAG
- the EVI5L gene encoding EVI5-like protein isoform X2, whose translation MSTLAPLCPTDMASPALSPDDSSLSATVSVSPSDSENLSPDELELLNKLEEQNRLLEADSKSLRSVTGSCRTSVTSPGPPPLDQDSCELWGRIITHWEEWTRRKEKLLKELIRKGIPHPFRAMVWQMLCNATDMPVKKQYADLLRMSSPCEKLIRRDIARTYPEHDFFRGQDSLGQEGLFNVMKAYSLIDREVGYCQGSAFIVGLLLMQMPEEEAFCVFVRLMQEYRLRELFKPSMAELGLCIYQLEYMLQDQLPELNLHFRSHCFHTSMYASSWFLTLFLTTFPLPVATRVFDIFIYEGLEVIFRVGMALLTVNQTELMQLDMEGMSQYFQKVIPHQFDSCPDKLIHKAYQVKYNPKRMKRLEKEYAAIKSKEMEEQIEIKRLRTENRLLKQRIETLEKGQVTRAQEAEENYAIKRELAVVKQQYYTAAENLQSAQNLIRQLQDKQADPRITEELVTHLETEREQSRLREAETLGALKDMQEKVVELEKRNSSLPDESNIALLQEEVQALRKREAHALQVMREEQQQVIELSDRWQSLSSRGGGIWKDSPRKSATGDLQDEVMSCRLREAMAQSETRELRQRVLVLESQELMHEKQLSRLEKECKELRDKLQSEAAQTKALQTQMSEAKRRHAVTECKNKEEVMAVRLREADSMAAVAEMRQRIAELEIQKEEGVIQGKLNDSDSSQYIRELKDQIEELRQEILLLRGHKPYSDSITFDGLHLSSRSGREDEDSLPSSDEELLSRPLGALQDALYSHSPHKSCFLRPLRSSASSDSEEGVETNGATSDTPPEPAEEE comes from the exons GCTTTTGGAAGCAGACTCCAAGTCCTTACGCAGCGTTACTGGATCCTGCAGGACCAGCGTCACCTCCCCGGGGCCACCCCCTCTGGACCAGGATAGCTGCGAGCTATGGGGCCGTATTATCACTCACTGGGAGGAATGGACCAGGAGGAAGGAGAAGCTACTGAAG GAGCTAATCCGGAAGGGGATCCCTCATCCCTTTAGAGCCATGGTATGGCAGATGCTGTGTAATGCCACTGACATGCCAGTGAAGAAGCAGTATGCCGATCTTCTCAGGATGTCATCCCCATGTGAGAAGCTGATTCGGCGGGACATCGCTCGCACCTACCCTGAGCATGACTTCTTCAGGGGCCAAGACAGCCTTGGACAGGAGGGACTGTTTAATGTCATGAAA GCGTACTCACTGATAGACCGGGAGGTAGGTTACTGTCAGGGCAGTGCCTTCATCGTGGGACTCCTTCTAATGCAG ATGCCAGAGGAGGAGGCCTTCTGTGTCTTTGTCCGGCTAATGCAGGAGTATCGGTTACGGGAACTCTTTAAGCCCAGCATGGCTGAGCTGGGCCTGTGTATATACCAGCTGGAGTACATGTTACAG GACCAGCTCCCAGAGTTAAATCTCCATTTCCGCTCTCACTGCTTCCACACTTCTATGTATGCCTCCTCCTGGTTCCTAACCCTGTTCCTCACAACGTTCCCCTTACCTGTGGCCACCCGCGTCTTTGACATCTTCATTTATGAG GGACTAGAGGTCATATTCCGAGTGGGAATGGCCCTGCTAACGGTAAATCAGACTGAGCTGATGCAACTGGACATGGAAGGGATGTCGCAG TATTTCCAGAAGGTAATCCCGCACCAGTTTGACAGCTGCCCAGATAAGCTGATCCATAAGGCATACCAAGTCAAGTACAACCCAAAGAGAATGAAACG ATTGGAAAAAGAATATGCTGCTATTAAAAGCAAAGAGATGGAAGAGCAGATTGAAATCAAG CGATTGCGAACGGAGAACAGACTTCTAAAGCAGCGTATTGAGACTCTAGAAAAG GGTCAGGTGACACGGGCTCAGGAAGCCGAGGAGAACTACGCCATAAAGAGAGAGCTGGCTGTGGTGAAGCAGCAATATTACACTGCTGCTGAGAATCTACAGAGCGCACAGAACCTTATACGGCAGCTGCAGGATAAACAG GCAGATCCACGTATTACAGAAGAGCTAGTTACCCACCTGGAGACGGAGCGAGAACAGTCCCGGCTAAGAGAGGCTGAGACACTGGGAGCCCTAAAGGATATGCAGGAGAAAGTGGTAGAGCTAGAAAAG CGGAACAGCTCTCTTCCCGATGAGAGTAACATTGCATTGCTCCAAGAAGAAGTGCAAGCTCTGAGGAAGAGAGAAGCCCACGCTCTGCAGGTCATGCGTGAAGAACAGCAGCAAGTGATTGAGCTGAGTGATCGCTGGCAG TCTCTGTCGTCCCGGGGTGGAGGGATTTGGAAAGACTCTCCTCGTAAGAGTGCAACTGGGGACCTACAGGATGAGGTTATGTCTTGTCGGTTAAGAGAAGCCATGGCTCAAAGCGAAACGCGTGAACTCCGCCAAAGAGTCCTTGTACTGGAAAGTCAG GAGCTGATGCATGAGAAACAGCTCTCAAGGCTGGAGAAAGAGTGCAAAGAGCTGCGAGATAAACTGCAAAGTGAGGCCGCACAAACCAAGGCTCTGCAGACACAGATGAGCGAGGCTAAGCGGAGACATGCAGTGACAGAGTGCAAG AATAAAGAAGAAGTGATGGCAGTGAGGCTGAGAGAAGCAGACAGCATGGCGGCCGTTGCTGAAATGCGCCAGCGGATCGCTGAACTGGAGATACAG AAAGAGGAGGGGGTGATACAAGGAAAACTGAATGACTCCGACTCTTCCCAGTATATTCGGGAGCTGAAGGATCAGATTGAGGAGCTGAGGCAGGAG ATTCTTCTTCTTCGAGGTCACAAACCTTATTCTGACTCCATAACTTTTGATGGACTGCACCTCTCCTCCCGCTCTGGGCGGGAAGATGAAGACTCTCTTCCTTCCTCAGATGAGGAGCTGCTCTCCCGGCCTCTTGGGGCCTTGCAAGATGCCCTGTATTCCCACTCTCCACACAAGTCTTGCTTCCTGCGGCCCCTCAGGAGTTCTGCCAGCTCTGACAGTGAAGAAGGAGTAGAAACCAATGGAGCCACGTCTGATACTCCCCCCGAGCCGGCAGAGGAAGAATAG